A window of the Cystobacter fuscus genome harbors these coding sequences:
- a CDS encoding SulP family inorganic anion transporter, with protein sequence MSVNFLSRLRPHLPSVRSGLGLRELLPEWKALFSSRDLKEDVVAALQVASVAVPLSLAIGLASGVSPEIALVTAIVAGVVGSLFGGTPLLVTGPTAAMAVLIASAVQQYGLRGLLTIGLVVGVLQVLTGLLGLGRAIRLVPMPVVSGFTAGIGAILLVWQLPRALGLPAPDQNHVFDVLAHLGQLIHQTQPVALALTALTLAITLTLPRVAPKLPSPLIAVAVTSALVLGLRLDVPTLGALPHALPLPAMPSMPTSGWVQLMSTALVVYALSSLTAVTAGGVVARLSPRPTHDPDQDLVGLGLSNMAVSLLGGIPAAGAYARAALNAKAGGRTRRATLLHALLVLGAVLLLLPVLAHIPIVALVGVLMALAVRMLRPRELLGLWKVSRTEGTVFIVTFASVVLLDFIVGVQAGIIVALAIAVARLGRGQAGIVHTNSAGPYRFLLTGPITFLSAGKIEAMRNEAHALEPGRGMVFDFSDVTAMDVSGAELMTQLVRELLEAQHPLVIQGALPEVQRLLLRQAGEDSRFEELFALTESDVVARLQGLQGATQTSPRDRLVHGVERFRRARRPRYGELFGRLAKGQTPHTLLITCADSRISPSLITSTDPGELFIVRNVGNLVPENHSPLSPAVSSAIEYGLEVLGVSDVIVCGHSACGAMKALLSKDKPEGLPGVVNWLAEATPVLGKLPPNATPEDAAKANALVQLDNALTNPVLRRKYDAGEVRLHAWFYDVGHSEVLEFEPKTGEWAPLGLPVRDNASHAHGDGSPSSRGDGHASQEDAAAPGI encoded by the coding sequence ATGAGTGTGAACTTCCTTTCCCGGCTTCGTCCTCACCTCCCCTCCGTGCGCTCGGGCCTCGGCCTGCGCGAGCTGCTTCCCGAGTGGAAGGCCCTCTTCTCCTCCCGTGATCTCAAGGAAGACGTCGTGGCCGCCTTGCAGGTGGCCAGCGTGGCCGTCCCCCTGTCCCTGGCCATCGGTCTGGCCTCGGGAGTGTCCCCGGAAATCGCCCTGGTGACGGCCATCGTCGCGGGCGTCGTCGGCTCCTTGTTTGGCGGCACGCCCCTGCTGGTGACGGGCCCGACCGCCGCCATGGCGGTGCTCATCGCCTCGGCCGTGCAGCAGTACGGCCTGCGGGGCCTGCTCACCATCGGCCTGGTGGTGGGTGTGCTGCAGGTGCTCACCGGCCTGCTGGGGCTCGGCCGCGCCATCCGCCTGGTGCCCATGCCGGTGGTGTCGGGCTTCACCGCCGGCATCGGCGCCATCCTCCTCGTCTGGCAGCTCCCGCGCGCCCTGGGCCTGCCGGCTCCGGACCAGAACCACGTGTTCGACGTCCTGGCGCACCTGGGTCAGTTGATTCATCAGACCCAGCCCGTCGCGCTCGCCCTCACCGCGCTCACGCTGGCCATCACCCTGACCCTGCCCCGGGTGGCGCCCAAGCTGCCCTCGCCCCTCATCGCCGTCGCCGTCACCAGCGCCCTCGTCCTGGGCCTGCGCCTGGACGTGCCGACGCTCGGCGCGCTGCCCCACGCGCTGCCCCTGCCCGCCATGCCGAGCATGCCCACGTCGGGCTGGGTCCAGTTGATGAGCACCGCGCTCGTCGTCTACGCCCTGTCGTCCCTGACGGCGGTGACGGCCGGCGGCGTGGTGGCCAGGCTGTCTCCGCGTCCCACGCATGATCCGGATCAGGATCTCGTGGGCCTGGGACTGAGCAACATGGCCGTGTCGCTGCTCGGCGGCATCCCGGCGGCGGGTGCCTACGCGCGCGCCGCGCTCAACGCGAAGGCCGGGGGACGCACCCGGCGCGCCACGCTGCTGCACGCGCTGCTCGTGCTGGGGGCGGTGTTGCTGCTGCTGCCCGTGCTCGCGCACATCCCCATCGTGGCGCTCGTCGGCGTGCTGATGGCCCTGGCGGTGCGCATGCTGCGCCCGCGGGAGCTGCTGGGACTCTGGAAGGTGTCGCGCACGGAGGGGACGGTGTTCATCGTCACCTTCGCGTCCGTCGTGCTCCTGGACTTCATCGTCGGCGTGCAGGCGGGCATCATCGTGGCGCTGGCCATCGCCGTCGCGCGGCTGGGCCGGGGCCAGGCGGGAATCGTCCACACGAACTCGGCCGGGCCCTACCGCTTCCTGCTCACCGGCCCCATCACCTTCCTGAGCGCCGGGAAGATCGAGGCCATGCGCAACGAGGCCCACGCGCTGGAGCCCGGGCGCGGCATGGTGTTCGACTTCTCGGACGTGACGGCCATGGACGTGTCGGGCGCGGAGCTGATGACGCAGCTGGTGCGTGAGCTGCTGGAGGCCCAGCACCCGCTCGTCATCCAGGGCGCGCTGCCCGAGGTGCAGCGCCTGCTCTTGCGCCAGGCCGGAGAGGACTCGCGCTTCGAGGAGCTCTTCGCCCTCACCGAGTCCGACGTGGTGGCCCGCCTCCAGGGCCTCCAGGGCGCGACGCAGACCTCGCCGAGGGATCGGTTGGTGCACGGCGTGGAGCGCTTCCGCCGCGCGCGCCGCCCCCGCTACGGGGAGCTGTTCGGCCGGCTCGCCAAGGGCCAGACGCCGCACACGCTGCTCATCACCTGCGCCGACAGCCGCATCAGCCCGAGCCTCATCACCTCCACGGATCCCGGCGAGCTGTTCATCGTGCGCAACGTGGGCAACCTCGTGCCCGAGAACCACTCGCCCCTGTCCCCCGCGGTGAGCAGCGCCATCGAGTACGGGCTGGAGGTGCTGGGCGTGTCGGACGTCATCGTCTGCGGCCACTCGGCCTGCGGCGCCATGAAGGCGCTGCTGAGCAAGGACAAGCCCGAGGGGCTGCCCGGGGTGGTCAACTGGCTGGCCGAGGCCACGCCCGTGCTCGGCAAGCTGCCCCCCAACGCCACCCCCGAGGACGCGGCCAAGGCCAACGCCCTGGTGCAGCTGGACAACGCGCTCACCAACCCCGTGCTGCGCCGCAAGTACGACGCCGGCGAGGTGCGGCTGCACGCCTGGTTCTACGACGTGGGCCACTCGGAGGTGCTGGAGTTCGAGCCGAAGACGGGCGAGTGGGCTCCCCTCGGCCTCCCGGTGCGCGACAACGCCTCCCACGCCCATGGCGACGGGAGCCCGTCCTCGCGGGGTGACGGCCACGCCTCCCAGGAGGACGCGGCGGCGCCGGGCATCTAG
- a CDS encoding sensor histidine kinase yields the protein MPSLRPIRFLLYPSLGEVREHVRVELFGRTLSEQLGRTVVMELAPTYEFLEAELQRGQVDMAWATAEQCDAYEPRARAVVRAVRSGSWHYHAALVCRADTPLTLETLRGQRAAWVAPHSTGGHLLPLRFLAQRGLSPDSLFGEQRFLGTYRRALRAVISGEADVTSVFASHSNEHAIRATLAGFVGHEHTRLVPFLYTEPTLADGIILTPRLSEAEAQAIVAVLTRMNVDGSGLEMLMGPFRVEGFVLPSEAERTPTASRPMLGAEYVVAELDGQERCHRMWAPSGRAFGRDITGADGRTLSELLGQEASEPLLSLARTVRQRGLGGRLDYRLDVEGEPRWYVAEITPCVPQEGAAGARLGLLVRDVSAMRALEEPMYRLASFPLLHPEPLLELSSQGELRYANAATYSAFPELLEQEAQHPIVQAALQWAWRGAPAGEPMPTVQLRGHDWELTVLQLSDPPGLRLFARDVTVRKQMEARLLQADRLSALGSLAAAVGHEMNNPLAFMLANLSFAREELERLGQLPRLRGEAGQALDDVLEALSETVQGALRLKHIVQDLRTLSRKPPEHRARVDVRPVLDNALKLVRGELVARARLERDFHEVPPVDADEARLSQLFLNLLLNAVQAMDVENCARNVLRVAVYTGEEGEVVVEVQDTGRGLPPEALSRIFEPVVSARAPHTGLGLSVSHAIVTSLGGTLRAESHEGRGTLLTLTLPEAGDQPWPRSEPDASPALLAG from the coding sequence ATGCCGTCGCTCAGGCCCATCCGCTTCCTGCTCTACCCGTCGCTCGGGGAGGTGCGGGAGCACGTCCGCGTCGAACTCTTCGGCCGGACCTTGTCCGAGCAACTGGGACGCACCGTGGTGATGGAGCTGGCGCCCACCTACGAGTTCCTGGAGGCCGAGCTGCAGCGGGGACAGGTGGACATGGCGTGGGCCACGGCCGAGCAATGTGACGCCTACGAGCCGCGGGCCCGGGCGGTGGTGCGCGCGGTGCGCTCGGGCAGCTGGCACTACCACGCCGCCCTGGTGTGCCGCGCGGACACGCCGCTCACGCTCGAGACGCTGCGAGGCCAGCGCGCCGCCTGGGTGGCCCCGCACTCCACGGGAGGGCATCTGCTGCCCCTGCGTTTCCTGGCCCAGCGGGGCCTCTCCCCGGACTCGCTCTTCGGGGAGCAGCGCTTCCTGGGCACCTACCGCCGGGCGCTCCGGGCGGTGATCTCGGGGGAGGCGGACGTGACGTCCGTGTTCGCCAGCCACTCCAACGAGCACGCCATCCGCGCCACCCTGGCGGGCTTCGTCGGCCACGAGCACACGCGGCTCGTCCCGTTCCTCTACACCGAGCCCACCCTGGCCGATGGCATCATCCTCACCCCGCGGCTGTCCGAGGCGGAGGCCCAGGCGATCGTCGCCGTGCTCACGCGGATGAACGTGGATGGCTCGGGCCTGGAGATGTTGATGGGGCCCTTCCGGGTGGAGGGCTTCGTCCTTCCGTCCGAGGCGGAGCGCACGCCCACCGCCAGCCGGCCGATGCTCGGCGCCGAGTACGTCGTGGCGGAGCTGGACGGGCAGGAGCGCTGCCACCGGATGTGGGCGCCCTCGGGCCGCGCCTTCGGTCGGGACATCACCGGCGCCGACGGGCGCACGCTGTCGGAGCTGCTGGGCCAGGAGGCGAGCGAGCCCCTGCTGTCGTTGGCCCGCACGGTGCGCCAGCGCGGCCTGGGCGGAAGGTTGGACTACCGGCTGGACGTGGAGGGGGAGCCGCGCTGGTACGTGGCGGAAATCACCCCCTGTGTCCCCCAGGAGGGCGCGGCCGGGGCTCGCCTGGGCCTGCTGGTGCGCGACGTCTCGGCGATGCGCGCCCTGGAGGAGCCCATGTACCGCCTGGCCTCCTTTCCGCTGCTGCATCCCGAGCCGTTGCTGGAGCTGAGCTCGCAGGGCGAGCTGCGCTACGCCAACGCGGCCACGTACTCGGCCTTCCCGGAGCTGCTGGAGCAGGAGGCGCAGCACCCGATCGTGCAGGCCGCGCTGCAGTGGGCCTGGCGTGGCGCGCCCGCGGGTGAGCCCATGCCCACGGTGCAGCTGCGCGGCCACGACTGGGAGCTCACGGTGTTGCAGCTGAGCGATCCGCCCGGCCTGCGCTTGTTCGCGCGCGACGTGACGGTGCGCAAGCAGATGGAGGCGCGGCTGCTCCAGGCGGATCGGCTCTCGGCGCTGGGCTCGCTGGCGGCGGCGGTGGGGCACGAGATGAACAACCCGCTGGCCTTCATGCTGGCCAACCTCTCCTTCGCGCGCGAGGAGCTGGAGCGGCTCGGCCAACTGCCACGTCTGCGCGGCGAGGCGGGGCAGGCGCTGGACGACGTGCTGGAGGCCCTGTCCGAGACGGTGCAGGGCGCGCTGCGCCTCAAGCACATCGTCCAGGACTTGCGCACGCTCTCGCGCAAGCCGCCGGAGCACCGGGCGCGCGTGGACGTGCGGCCGGTGCTGGACAACGCGCTGAAGCTGGTGCGCGGCGAGCTGGTGGCCCGGGCGCGGCTGGAGCGCGACTTCCACGAGGTGCCGCCCGTGGACGCGGACGAGGCCCGGCTCAGCCAGCTCTTCCTCAACCTGCTGCTCAACGCCGTGCAGGCCATGGACGTGGAGAACTGCGCGCGCAACGTGCTGCGCGTGGCCGTCTACACGGGCGAGGAAGGCGAGGTGGTGGTGGAGGTCCAGGACACCGGCCGGGGCCTGCCCCCCGAGGCGCTCTCGCGCATCTTCGAGCCCGTCGTCTCCGCGCGCGCCCCGCACACGGGGCTGGGCCTGTCGGTGAGCCACGCCATCGTCACGAGCCTGGGCGGCACGCTGCGCGCCGAGAGCCACGAGGGCCGCGGCACGCTGCTCACCCTCACGCTGCCCGAGGCGGGAGATCAGCCCTGGCCCCGCTCGGAGCCGGACGCCTCTCCGGCGCTGCTCGCCGGGTAG
- a CDS encoding TIGR02265 family protein: protein MTASQISMEGESGLGTEMELQRRLSLATATDTVRGLSFHNLLDAVRMELGDEAMARCQAQCVEASFKSFFTYPVSDYLRLQYTAAWMLQEKYGSFDNAIRRMSSGLAPGFLSSVVGKAFMLLTKEGPRQLINNMPVAFRAAASFGELSVHWTGSRRGILVTRRDFLLYLSHEGGLVGLFRTLGITTAEVRGRQVGPLDNEVEFSWD, encoded by the coding sequence ATGACGGCGAGTCAAATCTCCATGGAGGGAGAGTCGGGGTTGGGGACGGAGATGGAGTTGCAACGGCGGCTCTCACTGGCGACGGCCACCGACACCGTGCGGGGATTGTCCTTCCACAACCTGCTCGACGCGGTGCGCATGGAGCTGGGCGACGAGGCCATGGCGCGCTGCCAGGCACAGTGCGTGGAGGCGAGCTTCAAGAGCTTCTTCACCTATCCCGTCAGCGACTACCTCCGGCTGCAGTACACGGCGGCGTGGATGCTCCAGGAGAAGTACGGCTCGTTCGACAACGCGATACGCCGCATGTCCTCGGGGCTCGCGCCCGGCTTCCTCAGCTCGGTGGTGGGCAAGGCCTTCATGCTGCTGACGAAGGAGGGGCCGCGGCAGCTCATCAACAACATGCCGGTGGCCTTCCGGGCGGCGGCGAGCTTCGGGGAGCTGTCCGTGCACTGGACGGGAAGCCGTCGGGGGATACTCGTCACCCGGCGCGACTTCCTGCTCTACCTCAGCCACGAGGGCGGGTTGGTGGGGCTGTTCCGCACGCTGGGCATCACCACCGCCGAGGTGCGGGGCCGGCAGGTGGGGCCGCTGGACAACGAGGTGGAGTTCTCCTGGGATTGA
- a CDS encoding prenyltransferase/squalene oxidase repeat-containing protein translates to MDAIPQHAPELEATVIESLARARRALEQAQKADGRWLDFRFRFVVGDRDVISSQWVTAYVGQALARVGADPAVLRRARDWLKAHAHKEGGWGFSLATPADADSTANVVHFLSHTRGEPSDEAALAEACARLLHYWDETEGGFRTYRPAEQPSLDGWASYPGSSWCDVHLCVSALAGRVLHAVGAPRHRPVLEACAHRVRQRQSPEGFWDAYWWHGRTYTTRHAAELLQLEGDTSGAVARAVRWTLDTQREDGGWGNGIGGASTAFDTALALATLRLDPGPSGAALRSGLQWLVRTQRPEGDWDSAPLMRMPRPGEHAPWEDPQGCLLLPVLTDRNRLFTTATVVSALADCLEGPRPGRGLS, encoded by the coding sequence ATGGATGCCATCCCGCAGCACGCGCCGGAACTGGAAGCCACGGTCATCGAGTCGCTCGCGCGAGCCCGGCGTGCCCTGGAGCAGGCACAAAAGGCGGATGGGCGCTGGTTGGATTTCCGCTTCCGGTTCGTGGTGGGCGACCGGGACGTCATCAGCTCGCAATGGGTCACCGCCTATGTCGGACAGGCATTGGCCCGGGTAGGAGCGGACCCGGCCGTGTTGCGGCGGGCGCGTGACTGGTTGAAGGCACACGCTCATAAGGAGGGGGGCTGGGGCTTCAGCCTGGCCACCCCCGCCGACGCCGACTCCACCGCCAACGTGGTGCACTTCCTCTCCCACACCCGGGGCGAGCCCTCCGACGAGGCGGCGCTCGCCGAGGCCTGCGCGCGGCTGCTGCACTATTGGGACGAGACCGAGGGGGGCTTTCGCACGTACCGCCCCGCCGAGCAGCCCTCCCTGGATGGTTGGGCCAGCTATCCGGGCAGTAGCTGGTGTGACGTGCACCTGTGCGTCAGCGCCCTGGCCGGACGGGTGCTGCACGCCGTGGGAGCGCCGCGTCACCGGCCCGTGCTCGAGGCCTGTGCCCACCGGGTGCGGCAACGACAGTCTCCCGAGGGCTTCTGGGACGCCTATTGGTGGCACGGCCGGACGTACACCACCCGCCACGCGGCGGAGCTGCTCCAGCTCGAGGGAGACACGTCCGGGGCGGTGGCCCGCGCGGTGCGTTGGACGCTGGACACCCAGCGGGAGGATGGGGGCTGGGGCAACGGCATCGGGGGCGCGTCCACCGCGTTCGACACCGCGCTCGCCCTCGCCACGCTGCGGCTCGACCCCGGGCCCTCCGGCGCCGCGCTGCGCTCCGGTCTCCAATGGTTGGTGCGAACCCAACGGCCCGAGGGGGATTGGGACAGCGCCCCCCTCATGCGGATGCCTCGCCCCGGGGAGCACGCGCCCTGGGAGGATCCCCAGGGCTGCCTCCTGCTGCCCGTGCTCACGGATCGCAACCGGCTCTTCACCACCGCCACCGTGGTGTCGGCCCTGGCCGATTGCCTCGAGGGGCCGCGTCCCGGCCGAGGGCTCTCATGA